The Pontibacter pudoricolor genome contains a region encoding:
- a CDS encoding PAS domain-containing sensor histidine kinase — protein MKENNSHSIDNQARLKAIIDTAIDGIITIDNRGRVETMNPAAANIFGYEPEEVIGNNIKMLMPEPDKSLHDVYIDNYHRTGVGQIIGIGREVLGKKKNGTIFPFLLSISEVKLQDKQIFTGIVHDITELKKTESALRESENKFNSIIKTAVDGIITIDTHGLMEMVNPAAQKLFGYNESELLGRNISMLMPEPDSSQHDGYMERYHQTGIPHIIGIGREVSGLRKDGSVFPFFLSISEVQLADRKVYTGFVHDITRQKVSEERLRRYASELERSNRELQDFAYVSSHDLQEPLRKIQAFGDRLMTKEYDKLSDQGKDYVDRMLNAASRMQNLINDLLDFSRVTSKSKAFVKVKLDKILSEVLSDLEVTIEETGTIIERSPLPTIEGEPTQIRQLFQNLISNAIKFRKDGVTPVVKISSRNVQLHAHLTSTPGDEMVEISIEDNGIGFDEKYLDRIFNIFQRLEGQKYEGSGIGLAVCRKIAVRHGGDITAKSHPGEGTRFIITLAKKHLQE, from the coding sequence TTGAAAGAGAACAACAGCCACAGCATTGACAACCAGGCACGGTTAAAGGCCATTATTGATACAGCTATTGACGGTATCATCACCATTGATAACAGGGGTAGAGTGGAAACTATGAACCCTGCCGCAGCAAATATTTTCGGATACGAGCCGGAAGAGGTGATCGGCAATAATATTAAGATGCTGATGCCAGAGCCAGACAAGAGTCTGCACGATGTGTACATTGATAATTACCACCGTACCGGAGTGGGCCAGATCATTGGCATCGGACGTGAGGTGCTGGGTAAAAAGAAGAACGGGACTATTTTCCCGTTTCTGCTGAGTATAAGCGAGGTAAAGCTGCAGGATAAGCAAATATTTACGGGCATCGTGCACGACATTACAGAGCTGAAGAAGACTGAATCAGCTTTGCGCGAAAGCGAAAATAAGTTTAACTCCATCATTAAAACAGCTGTTGACGGCATTATAACGATAGATACCCATGGCTTGATGGAGATGGTGAACCCGGCCGCTCAAAAGCTTTTTGGTTATAACGAAAGCGAATTGCTGGGCCGCAACATAAGCATGCTGATGCCCGAGCCGGACAGTAGTCAGCACGACGGGTACATGGAGCGTTACCACCAGACCGGTATACCTCACATTATTGGTATTGGCCGCGAAGTTTCCGGGTTGCGTAAAGATGGTTCTGTTTTCCCGTTCTTTCTGAGTATAAGCGAAGTGCAGCTTGCCGATCGCAAAGTGTATACGGGTTTTGTGCACGATATTACGCGTCAGAAAGTAAGTGAGGAGCGCCTGCGCCGGTACGCCTCGGAACTGGAACGAAGTAACCGCGAGCTACAGGATTTCGCCTATGTGTCGTCGCATGACCTGCAGGAACCATTGCGCAAAATACAGGCCTTCGGCGACCGGCTCATGACCAAAGAATACGACAAACTGAGCGATCAGGGCAAAGATTACGTGGACAGAATGCTGAATGCAGCATCGCGTATGCAAAACCTGATAAACGACCTGCTCGACTTCTCGAGGGTTACCAGCAAATCAAAAGCATTTGTTAAAGTAAAACTGGATAAGATACTTTCGGAGGTGCTCTCGGACCTGGAGGTGACTATAGAAGAGACAGGTACTATAATAGAGCGCTCGCCGCTGCCAACTATAGAAGGCGAGCCTACACAGATCCGCCAGTTATTTCAGAACCTGATCAGTAATGCCATTAAGTTCCGCAAAGATGGTGTTACACCTGTCGTTAAGATATCATCCAGAAATGTTCAGCTGCACGCACACCTGACATCAACCCCCGGCGACGAAATGGTAGAAATATCCATTGAAGACAACGGTATAGGTTTTGACGAAAAGTACCTGGACCGCATCTTTAACATTTTCCAGCGACTGGAAGGGCAGAAGTATGAAGGATCGGGTATAGGGCTTGCCGTTTGCCGGAAAATTGCTGTTCGCCATGGCGGCGACATTACTGCCAAAAGCCATCCCGGCGAAGGCACCCGATTTATTATTACCTTAGCAAAAAAACATCTTCAGGAATAA